Proteins from a genomic interval of Mycobacterium conspicuum:
- the dprA gene encoding DNA-processing protein DprA translates to MSARAWAYLSRVAEPPCAELAALVAAVGPVEAADRIRRGLVDDTLAQHTESRRGIDCAADDLELLARRGGRLITPDDDEWPVLAFAAFNAAPIKAKCRPPLVLWAQGPVRLDETAERAAAVVGTRAATAYGEHVAADLAAGLVERDVAVVSGGAYGIDGAAHRAALAADGITVAVLAGGLDVAYPAGHSALLHRIGQHGLLLSEYPPGVRPARHRFLTRNRLVAAVAGAAVVVEAGLRSGAANTAAWARALGRVVAAVPGPVTSSASAGCHALLRNGAELVTRADEIVELVGRIGELAPEQPRPTTALDGLSESELRVYEALPGRGAASVDEIAVAAGLVPEQVLGPLAILEITGLAERHEGQWRIVRARRGNAAATASDARLV, encoded by the coding sequence ATGAGCGCGCGGGCCTGGGCGTACCTGTCCCGGGTGGCCGAACCGCCGTGCGCGGAACTCGCCGCCCTGGTCGCCGCCGTCGGGCCGGTGGAAGCCGCCGACCGGATCCGGCGCGGGCTGGTCGACGACACCCTGGCGCAGCACACCGAGTCCAGGCGCGGAATCGACTGCGCCGCAGACGATCTCGAGCTCCTGGCGCGTCGCGGCGGCCGATTGATCACACCCGACGACGACGAATGGCCCGTGCTCGCGTTCGCCGCATTCAACGCCGCGCCGATTAAGGCGAAGTGCCGGCCGCCGCTGGTGTTGTGGGCCCAGGGGCCCGTCCGGCTCGACGAGACAGCCGAGCGCGCGGCCGCCGTCGTCGGAACCCGGGCCGCCACGGCGTACGGCGAACACGTGGCGGCCGACCTGGCGGCCGGATTGGTGGAACGCGACGTCGCGGTGGTGTCCGGCGGCGCGTACGGCATCGACGGCGCGGCCCACCGCGCGGCGCTGGCCGCCGACGGGATCACGGTGGCGGTGCTGGCCGGCGGCCTCGACGTCGCCTACCCGGCCGGCCATTCGGCGCTGCTGCATCGCATCGGCCAGCACGGGTTGCTGCTCAGCGAATATCCGCCGGGTGTCCGCCCGGCCCGGCACCGCTTTTTGACCCGCAACCGTTTGGTCGCGGCCGTCGCGGGCGCGGCGGTGGTGGTGGAAGCCGGCCTGCGCAGCGGTGCGGCCAACACCGCCGCCTGGGCGCGAGCGCTGGGCCGGGTGGTGGCCGCGGTGCCCGGACCGGTGACGTCGTCGGCGTCGGCGGGCTGCCATGCGCTGCTGCGAAACGGCGCCGAGCTGGTCACCCGGGCCGACGAGATCGTCGAGCTGGTGGGCCGCATCGGCGAGCTGGCGCCCGAGCAACCGCGGCCGACCACCGCGCTCGACGGCCTCAGCGAGTCGGAGCTGCGGGTTTACGAGGCGTTGCCCGGGCGTGGCGCGGCCAGCGTCGACGAGATCGCCGTCGCGGCCGGGCTGGTGCCCGAACAGGTGCTGGGTCCGCTGGCGATCCTCGAGATCACCGGCCTGGCGGAGCGCCACGAGGGCCAGTGGCGGATCGTCCGTGCCCGTCGCGGCAACGCTGCGGCCACGGCGTCGGACGCGCGGCTCGTATAG
- a CDS encoding siderophore-interacting protein — MAGRPLQSFHVVGTEQLAPHMVRVVLGSNSFDTFVPSKFTDSYIKLAFVHPDVDIAALPHPLTLDSFADVAPEKKPSVRTMTVRRVDVEARELAVDIVTHGEHGVAGQWAASAQPGEPIFLMGPGGAYTPDPAADWHLLAGDESALPAIATALEALPPSAVGKAFIEVAGPEDEIPLSAPDGVAVNWVYRGGRADLVGDDRAGDFAPLIEAVTTAQWLPGQVHVFIHGEAQAVMHNLRPYVRTERGVDAKWASSISGYWRRGRTEESFRQWKKELAEAEAGA; from the coding sequence GTGGCAGGTCGACCTCTGCAAAGTTTCCACGTTGTCGGGACCGAACAACTCGCGCCGCACATGGTCCGGGTTGTGTTGGGCAGCAACAGCTTCGACACCTTCGTGCCGAGCAAGTTCACCGACTCCTACATCAAGCTGGCCTTCGTCCACCCCGATGTCGACATCGCCGCGTTGCCACACCCGTTGACGCTGGACAGCTTCGCCGACGTGGCGCCGGAGAAGAAGCCGTCGGTTCGGACGATGACGGTGCGCCGGGTCGACGTCGAAGCCCGTGAGCTCGCCGTCGACATCGTGACGCACGGCGAGCACGGCGTGGCCGGGCAGTGGGCGGCGTCGGCCCAACCCGGCGAGCCGATCTTCCTGATGGGGCCCGGCGGCGCCTACACCCCCGATCCCGCCGCCGACTGGCATCTGCTGGCCGGCGATGAATCGGCGCTGCCGGCCATCGCGACGGCGCTGGAAGCGCTGCCGCCCAGCGCGGTCGGCAAGGCATTCATCGAGGTCGCCGGCCCGGAGGACGAGATCCCGTTGAGCGCACCCGACGGCGTCGCGGTGAACTGGGTGTACCGCGGCGGCCGCGCGGATCTGGTCGGCGACGACCGCGCCGGCGATTTCGCGCCGCTGATCGAGGCGGTCACCACCGCCCAGTGGCTGCCCGGGCAGGTGCACGTCTTCATCCACGGGGAGGCGCAGGCCGTCATGCACAACCTGCGGCCCTATGTCCGCACCGAACGCGGCGTGGACGCGAAATGGGCGTCGTCGATCTCCGGATACTGGCGGCGCGGACGCACCGAGGAGTCGTTCCGGCAGTGGAAGAAGGAACTGGCCGAGGCAGAGGCCGGGGCCTGA